AAAGCCGCGCGGTTCAAGGGCAAAGATTTTGCGGGCGCGCGCATCGTTTGCCAGTGTTTCATTACGCACGCTGTCGATGAGCTTGCGTCCGACGCGCGCATACAACGGCGTTACCAATCCCAGCCATAAACTCGAAAGGCGCGGCGTGAGCACCGGCACCGGAATGATGAGGCGCTTGAGGCCGCGTTGGCGGCCATATTCTTTCATGAGATCCAGATAAGAAACCGGCTCAGCGCCGCCGATTTCAAAAATGCCGTCGGGCGCAACCTCCAGCGCCGCGACGAGGTACGCAATTACGTCTTCAATGGCAATCGGCTGCGCCAGCGAGCGCGTCCAGCGCGGCGTGATCATGATCGGCAATTTCTCCACCAGGCTGCGAATCATTTCAAAGGAAAGGCTGCCGGAGCCGATGATGATGGACGCGCGCAATTCAATCACCGGAACGCCGGTGCTGCGGAGCACGCGCCCAACCTCTTGCCGGCTGGCGAGATGCGGCGAAAGCGTATCGCCCCGGCCAAGGCCGCCGAGATAAATGATGCGTTTCACACCGGCGGCAGCCGCCGCTTGCGCAAAATTCGCAGCAGCTTTACGATCTTCCTCCTCAAAAGCGCCGTTTGAGCCCATCGAGTGCACGAGATAGTATGCCGCGTCAACCTCCGTCATGGCGGCATGCAAGGAAGGGGCATCCAGCACATCACCTTTGATCACTTGCGTGTTCGGCCCGACGCGGCGCGCGACGAATTCCGGACGGCGCGCCAGACAGCGCAGATGGCAGCCTTTTGCTTCGAGCGCGCGCAACAAGCGCCCGCCCACGTACCCGCTTGCGCCGGTGAGCAACACCACGCGCGAGTTTTTTTCCACAGCAGACGTCGTATCGGTTTGAGTGATCATACGATTTCGCGAGCGGCAAGCTCAAGCCTCCATCAATGCTGGCGTCAATTTCTCGCCGGCAATCAAGGTTTCACGGATTTTTTCGAAAATCTTTTGATCGTGCCGGCGTTGCGTTGCGCTGCGTTTCCGCATTGTTGCCAGCGCCAATGCCATGCGCTGATT
This is a stretch of genomic DNA from Cytophagia bacterium CHB2. It encodes these proteins:
- a CDS encoding NAD-dependent epimerase/dehydratase family protein; amino-acid sequence: MITQTDTTSAVEKNSRVVLLTGASGYVGGRLLRALEAKGCHLRCLARRPEFVARRVGPNTQVIKGDVLDAPSLHAAMTEVDAAYYLVHSMGSNGAFEEEDRKAAANFAQAAAAAGVKRIIYLGGLGRGDTLSPHLASRQEVGRVLRSTGVPVIELRASIIIGSGSLSFEMIRSLVEKLPIMITPRWTRSLAQPIAIEDVIAYLVAALEVAPDGIFEIGGAEPVSYLDLMKEYGRQRGLKRLIIPVPVLTPRLSSLWLGLVTPLYARVGRKLIDSVRNETLANDARARKIFALEPRGF